CGTCCATGACGACCGGTTCCAGCGCCTGGCGTCGTGCGAAGGCCAGCAGTTGCGAGGCCAGCCTGGCGCCGCGGCGTACGCCTTCGGACGCCGCATCGACGCGGCGCACCGTTTTCTCGTCGGTCCGGTGCGCCACGCGCAGCAATTGCAGGTGGCCGTTGATCAGTTGCAGGACGTTGTTGAAATCATGCGCAATGCCGCTGGTGAGTTCGCCGATCGCTTCCATCTTCTGCGCGTCGTGCAGCGAATCCTGCGCTTCGGCCAGCTCGCGTGTGCGCTCGAGCAAAGCCGCCTGGCTCGTCTCCAGCGCCTGACGCGCCAGGTCGCGCTCGCGCGCCGCGTGGTAAGCGCGCGAGTGAGCGCGCACACGCGCGGCCAGCTCGATACGGTCCGGCCACTTGACTAGGTAATCCATCGCTCCCGCCGCGAAGCCCTCTGCCTTCACATGCGGGTTCTCGTTCGAAGACAGCATGATGATCGGCACCTGCGCGCTGGACGGCGCGAGCTTGAGCGCACGGATCACGCTCAGGCCGTCGACGAGTGGCATGTGCAGATCAACCATGATCAGGGTCGGCGCAAAGGTATCCGCCACTTCGCAGGCGCGCACCGGCTCGCTGAGGTATTCGATGCGCATCTCGGCTTCGTCCGCGAGCATGCTCTTCAGGAGTTCTGCATTGAAAGGCTGGTCGTCGATGAGCAGGATGCGATGGTCGATGTTCGGATTGAGCATAAGGGTGAGGCAGTGAATACGGGCCGGTCAGTGCAGGCTTGCCGCACGTCGGGGCCGGGCGGCATGCGCGATGCTCAATTCGAGCTGCGGCAGGTCGTATGGTTTCGGCAGCAGGATGACGCCGCTGTCCGCAGGGAGCTTGACGTTGTTCCCCTCGCCCGAGGCGAGGATCACCGTGAGCGCCGGCTGTGAGGCGATCGCCCGCGTAGCCAGTTCGATCCCCGACAGGCCGGGCAGGTTCAGGTCGGTGAACAGGATGTCGACGTCGCTCTCCTTGAGCAGCGCCAGTGCGTGTTCGGCCGATCCGCTGCCGCTTGCTTCGTGCCCGAGGGCCGACAGCAGTTCGCAGGCGAGTTCGCGCGTGTCAGGATCGTCCTCCACCACCAGGATGCGGCGCCCCGCTTGTCCATTCCCGGTCAGGTCCTGGTGCGCCACGCGGTCCGCAGCCACCACAGGCGGCGTCCGCCCTAGCTGCTGCCGCACCGCGCGCGCCAGTTGCTCGCGGCTGTAGGGCTTGGGCAGCAGTTCGATATCGTCGTCAAGCTGCCGGTCCGGCAACTGGCCCGAGGTGAGCAGGATCGCCGTGTCCGGCGCGACGACGCGGCTGCGCTCGATCAGCGATACCCAGTCGACCGCGCCCGGCATCGACAGGTCGGTGAACAGCAGGTCGACCCGCACGCCGCTCTGCAGCACGGCCAGCGCCTGCTGTGCGTCGCCGGCGCGCAGCACGTGGTAGCCCAGGCTGGTGAGGACATCGGTGGTTGTGGCCACCACCGCCGCATCGTCGTCGACCACGAGCACGGTTTCGCCGTTGCCATGCACCGCCGCGCTGTCCGGCGCGCGCGCTTCCACCGCTTCGCCGAGGGCGCGCGGCAGGTAGATCAGGATCGTCGTGCCCTGGCCCGGCCGGCTCTGGATCCGGATCTCGCCACCGCTTTGCTTCACGAAACCGTAGACCATGCTCATGCCCAGCCCGGTGCCCTTGCCCGGCGCCTTGGTGGTGTAGAAGGGGTCGAAGATCTTTTCGACGATCTCCGGCGGCATGCCGCAGCCGGTGTCGTTCATCGCCAGGCAAACGTGCTCGGCGCCATCGGCTCCGTCGGGTGCGGCGTTGGACAAACTGATCGTCAGGCGTCCCACGCCATCCATCGCGTCGCGCGCATTGATCGCCATGTTGAGGATGGCGTTCTCGAGCTGGTTCTGGTCCACCTCGACGTTCCATAGTCCGGCCGGCTGGTGGATGTCGACCACGATGCGGTCGCCGAGGGCGCGCAGCAGCAGCGATTCCATGTCGCCGAGCAGGCGGCCCAGGTGGGTCGCCACCGGCTGGAGCGGCTGCTTGCGCGCGAAGGCCAGCAGTTGCGAGGACAACTTGGACCCGCGCTCGACGGCGGCGATGGCACTGGCGATGCGCGCGCCCGGCAAGCCGCCCAGGCCATCGAGTTCCATCAGCTGCAGGTTGCTCGAGATGATCTGCAGGACGTTATTGAAGTCGTGCGCCACGCCGCTTGCCAGCTGGCCCACCGCTTCCATCTTCTGCGCCTGGCGCAGCGCATCCTCGGCCTTGACGCGCTCGGTTTCCTCCAGCACCACTTTGAGCTCGAGCGACTGGTTCAATGCGTGCAGGGCGGCTTGCGCTTCGCGCAGGTCTTCTTCGATGCGCTTTCGTTCGGTGATGTCAAACGCCGCCCCGAGATAACGTCGTTCGCCACCCTTCGTTCCCGTCACGGCCTGGCCGCGGCGCGCGATCCAGCGCTTCTCGCCCGTGTCGACGCGCGTGATCATAAATTCCGCGTAGCCGATCGGATTGTCATATTGCTCGAGCCGGCTTGGACCGGCCATGTGGCGGTGCGCCGGCTCTACCTGGTTGACCAGCATCGACGCCGTGACATCCGTATCCGGCGTGAAGCCCCACAAGCGGCGGTAGGCCTCGGAAACCACGACCTTTCCCGTGTTGGGATACCACTCGAAGGTGCCGATCTCGCCTACCTCCTGCGCGACGCGCAGCCGCTCCTCGGTCAGCGCGTGGTCGGTGACGTCGATGCCTTCGACGAAGATGCCGTGGGTGTTCCCGTGGCCATCCTTCAGCGGCTGGTACACGAAATCGAGGATGCGGCGCTCCATTGCGAGGCCGTCGGCACTGACCAGCTGCACGTCGACGCTTCGCCCGTGGAAGGGTTCGCCCTCGCGGTAGACCTGGTCGAGCAAGTCGACAAAACCCTGCTCGACCACCTCCGGCAGCGCCTCGCGTACCGGCTTGCCAATGATGGGGCGGTGCTGTACCAGACGCAGATAGGAATCGTTGGCCAGCTCGATGACATGATCCGGCCCGGTGACCACGGCCATGAAGCTGGGCGCCTGGCGGAACAGGGTATTCAGGAAGGCCATGTCGCCGACCAGCTTGTCGTTGGTCTGCTCCAACTGGACCCGCAGGGCGTCGAGGCGCGTATTCACCTGTTCCAGGTGCCGGCCTTGCCGTTCGCGCTCACGCTCGCCCTGCACGCGCGCAGTGGTCTCGATGATGGTCGCGAGCAGGCCGCGTACCTGACCGTGTTCATCCATCGCCGGCGCGTAATACAGATCCACCCAGATGTCTTTCGGCTCGCCGTTGTGCGCGAGGACGAAGTGGCGGTCGCGAAACACGCTGACCTCGCCGGCGTAGGCCGCGTCGAGCACCGTTTGGTTAAAGTCGCGTGCGTCCGGCCATGCCTCATGCACCGACATGCCGAGCGCTTGTGGATGCTTGTCGCCGGCGATGAGGGCGTAGGCGTCGTTATAGAGAAGGGTGTTGTCATCGCCCCAGAGCAAGGCCATGCCGACCGGGGAGCGCAAAATGGTTTCGGTGAGGATGCGCAGCGTGGCTGGCCATGAGTCGATGGGGCCGAGCGCGGTGCGACTCCAATCGCGCGTGCGGATCAGTTGTGCGGTTTCGCCATCGCATGCCGGCCAAACGAGCTCACTCATGACTGCCTCATCGGGTTAAGACCGAATCGCCGAGCCGCAGCGCTGACGGTACTAGGGTTGGGGCAGTAGTGTAACACCGGAAACGGTACCGCTAGACACAGTCCGGATAGAAATATAGGTATATGCAGCTAATGAATATGCCGGTGTACTTACAGCGCATTTAACTCACGATGCGCCTGGCGGTATTGACCAAGGCGTTAGGGCTGGAGGTGGCCAACGCCATCTGCGAAAGCCGCCGCAAGGCGGCCGCCGCACTTAGGCGGCGCTGGCCTGGCGGCTCAGGCGCAACTCGAGGTTGTGCCAGAAGCGGTCGTGGATCGGCAGCAGCAGGACGTTGCA
This is a stretch of genomic DNA from Massilia sp. KIM. It encodes these proteins:
- a CDS encoding response regulator, with the translated sequence MSELVWPACDGETAQLIRTRDWSRTALGPIDSWPATLRILTETILRSPVGMALLWGDDNTLLYNDAYALIAGDKHPQALGMSVHEAWPDARDFNQTVLDAAYAGEVSVFRDRHFVLAHNGEPKDIWVDLYYAPAMDEHGQVRGLLATIIETTARVQGERERERQGRHLEQVNTRLDALRVQLEQTNDKLVGDMAFLNTLFRQAPSFMAVVTGPDHVIELANDSYLRLVQHRPIIGKPVREALPEVVEQGFVDLLDQVYREGEPFHGRSVDVQLVSADGLAMERRILDFVYQPLKDGHGNTHGIFVEGIDVTDHALTEERLRVAQEVGEIGTFEWYPNTGKVVVSEAYRRLWGFTPDTDVTASMLVNQVEPAHRHMAGPSRLEQYDNPIGYAEFMITRVDTGEKRWIARRGQAVTGTKGGERRYLGAAFDITERKRIEEDLREAQAALHALNQSLELKVVLEETERVKAEDALRQAQKMEAVGQLASGVAHDFNNVLQIISSNLQLMELDGLGGLPGARIASAIAAVERGSKLSSQLLAFARKQPLQPVATHLGRLLGDMESLLLRALGDRIVVDIHQPAGLWNVEVDQNQLENAILNMAINARDAMDGVGRLTISLSNAAPDGADGAEHVCLAMNDTGCGMPPEIVEKIFDPFYTTKAPGKGTGLGMSMVYGFVKQSGGEIRIQSRPGQGTTILIYLPRALGEAVEARAPDSAAVHGNGETVLVVDDDAAVVATTTDVLTSLGYHVLRAGDAQQALAVLQSGVRVDLLFTDLSMPGAVDWVSLIERSRVVAPDTAILLTSGQLPDRQLDDDIELLPKPYSREQLARAVRQQLGRTPPVVAADRVAHQDLTGNGQAGRRILVVEDDPDTRELACELLSALGHEASGSGSAEHALALLKESDVDILFTDLNLPGLSGIELATRAIASQPALTVILASGEGNNVKLPADSGVILLPKPYDLPQLELSIAHAARPRRAASLH